A portion of the Vulpes vulpes isolate BD-2025 chromosome 5, VulVul3, whole genome shotgun sequence genome contains these proteins:
- the BRMS1 gene encoding breast cancer metastasis-suppressor 1 isoform X3 translates to MISDGSPPPRVQMPIQPPSKDTEEMEAEGDSATEMNGEEEESEEERSGSQTESEEESSEMDDEDYERRRSECVNEMLDLEKQFSELKEKLFRERLSQLRVRLEEVGAERAPEYTEPLGGLQRSLKIRIQVAGIYKGFCLDVIRNKYECELQGAKQHLESEKLLLYDTLQGELQERIQRLEEDRQSLDISSGPYIVYMLQEIDILEDWTAIKKARAAVSPQKRKADGP, encoded by the exons ATGATAAGTGATggctcccctcctcccagagTCCAGATGCCCATCCAGCCTCCAAGCAAAGACACAGAAGAGATGGAAGCAGAGGGTGATTCGGCCACTGAGATgaatggggaggaggaagagagcgaGGAGGAGCGGAGCGGCAGCCAAACTGAATCGGAGGAAGAGAGCTCAG AGATGGACGACGAGGACTATGAGCGGCGTCGCAGCGAGTGCGTCAATGAGATGCTGGACCTGGAGAAACAGTTCTCGGAGCTCAAGGAGAA GTTGTTCAGGGAACGGCTGAGTCAGCTGAGGGTGCGGCTGGAGGAAGTGGGGGCTGAGAGAGCACCTGAATACACAGAGCCTCTGGGGGGACTGCAGCGGAGCCTCAAGATCCGCATTCAGGTGGCAG ggATCTACAAGGGCTTCTGTCTGGACGTGATCCGGAATAAGTATGAATGTGAGCTGCAGGGAGCCAAACAGCACCTGGAG AGCGAGAAGCTGCTGCTCTATGACACACTACAGGGGGAGCTGCAAGAGCGGatccagaggctggaagaggaCCGCCAGAGCCTGGACATCAGCTCTG GTCCTTACATCGTGTATATGCTGCAGGAGATCGACATCCTAGAGGACTGGACAGCCATCAAAAAG GCTAGGGCAGCTGTGTCCCCTcagaagagaaaagcagatg GACCATGA
- the BRMS1 gene encoding breast cancer metastasis-suppressor 1 isoform X1, protein MPIQPPSKDTEEMEAEGDSATEMNGEEEESEEERSGSQTESEEESSEMDDEDYERRRSECVNEMLDLEKQFSELKEKLFRERLSQLRVRLEEVGAERAPEYTEPLGGLQRSLKIRIQVAGIYKGFCLDVIRNKYECELQGAKQHLESEKLLLYDTLQGELQERIQRLEEDRQSLDISSEWWDDKLHARSSAKTWDSLPPSKRKKAPLVSGPYIVYMLQEIDILEDWTAIKKARAAVSPQKRKADGP, encoded by the exons ATGCCCATCCAGCCTCCAAGCAAAGACACAGAAGAGATGGAAGCAGAGGGTGATTCGGCCACTGAGATgaatggggaggaggaagagagcgaGGAGGAGCGGAGCGGCAGCCAAACTGAATCGGAGGAAGAGAGCTCAG AGATGGACGACGAGGACTATGAGCGGCGTCGCAGCGAGTGCGTCAATGAGATGCTGGACCTGGAGAAACAGTTCTCGGAGCTCAAGGAGAA GTTGTTCAGGGAACGGCTGAGTCAGCTGAGGGTGCGGCTGGAGGAAGTGGGGGCTGAGAGAGCACCTGAATACACAGAGCCTCTGGGGGGACTGCAGCGGAGCCTCAAGATCCGCATTCAGGTGGCAG ggATCTACAAGGGCTTCTGTCTGGACGTGATCCGGAATAAGTATGAATGTGAGCTGCAGGGAGCCAAACAGCACCTGGAG AGCGAGAAGCTGCTGCTCTATGACACACTACAGGGGGAGCTGCAAGAGCGGatccagaggctggaagaggaCCGCCAGAGCCTGGACATCAGCTCTG AGTGGTGGGATGACAAACTGCACGCCAGAAGCAGCGCAAAGACCTGGGACTCCCTGCCACCCAGCAAGAGGAAGAAGGCACCTCTCGTTTCTG GTCCTTACATCGTGTATATGCTGCAGGAGATCGACATCCTAGAGGACTGGACAGCCATCAAAAAG GCTAGGGCAGCTGTGTCCCCTcagaagagaaaagcagatg GACCATGA
- the BRMS1 gene encoding breast cancer metastasis-suppressor 1 isoform X4 produces MPIQPPSKDTEEMEAEGDSATEMNGEEEESEEERSGSQTESEEESSEMDDEDYERRRSECVNEMLDLEKQFSELKEKLFRERLSQLRVRLEEVGAERAPEYTEPLGGLQRSLKIRIQVAGIYKGFCLDVIRNKYECELQGAKQHLESEKLLLYDTLQGELQERIQRLEEDRQSLDISSGPYIVYMLQEIDILEDWTAIKKARAAVSPQKRKADGP; encoded by the exons ATGCCCATCCAGCCTCCAAGCAAAGACACAGAAGAGATGGAAGCAGAGGGTGATTCGGCCACTGAGATgaatggggaggaggaagagagcgaGGAGGAGCGGAGCGGCAGCCAAACTGAATCGGAGGAAGAGAGCTCAG AGATGGACGACGAGGACTATGAGCGGCGTCGCAGCGAGTGCGTCAATGAGATGCTGGACCTGGAGAAACAGTTCTCGGAGCTCAAGGAGAA GTTGTTCAGGGAACGGCTGAGTCAGCTGAGGGTGCGGCTGGAGGAAGTGGGGGCTGAGAGAGCACCTGAATACACAGAGCCTCTGGGGGGACTGCAGCGGAGCCTCAAGATCCGCATTCAGGTGGCAG ggATCTACAAGGGCTTCTGTCTGGACGTGATCCGGAATAAGTATGAATGTGAGCTGCAGGGAGCCAAACAGCACCTGGAG AGCGAGAAGCTGCTGCTCTATGACACACTACAGGGGGAGCTGCAAGAGCGGatccagaggctggaagaggaCCGCCAGAGCCTGGACATCAGCTCTG GTCCTTACATCGTGTATATGCTGCAGGAGATCGACATCCTAGAGGACTGGACAGCCATCAAAAAG GCTAGGGCAGCTGTGTCCCCTcagaagagaaaagcagatg GACCATGA
- the B4GAT1 gene encoding beta-1,4-glucuronyltransferase 1 produces the protein MQMSYAIRCAFYQLLLAALMLVAMLQLLYLSLLSGLHGQEEQDQYFEFFPPSPRSVDQVKAQLRTALASGGVLDASGDYRVYRGLLKTTMDPNDVILATHASVDNLLHLSGLLERWEGPLSVAVFAATKEEAQLATVLTYALSSHCPDMRARVAMHLVCPSRYEAAVPDPREPGEFALLRSCQEVFDKLARVAQPGINYALGTNVSYPNNLLRNLAREGANYALVIDVDMVPSEGLWRGLREMLDQSKQWAGTALVVPAFEIRRARRMPTNKNELLQLYQVGEVRPFYYGLCTPCQAPTNYSRWVNLPEESLLRPAYVVPWQDPWEPFYVAGGKVPTFDERFRQYGFNRISQACELHVAGFDFEVLNEGFLVHKGFKEALKFHPQKEAENQHNKILYRQFKQELKAKYPDSPRHC, from the exons ATGCAGATGTCCTACGCCATCCGGTGCGCCTTTTACCAGCTGCTTCTGGCCGCGCTAATGCTGGTGGCGATGCTGCAGCTGCTCTACCTGTCGCTGCTGTCCGGGCTCCACGGGCAGGAGGAGCAAGACCAGTATTTCGAGTTCTTTCCCCCGTCCCCGCGGTCCGTGGACCAGGTCAAGGCGCAACTCCGCACCGCTCTGGCCTCTGGAGGCGTCCTGGACGCCAGTGGCGACTACCGCGTCTACAGGGGCCTACTGAAGACCACCATGGACCCCAATGATGTGATCCTGGCCACTCACGCCAGCGTGGACAACCTGCTGCACCTGTCGGGCCTGTTGGAGCGCTGGGAGGGCCCGCTATCCGTGGCGGTGTTCGCGGCCACCAAGGAGGAAGCGCAGCTAGCCACGGTGCTGACCTACGCGCTGAGCAGCCACTGCCCCGATATGCGCGCCAGGGTTGCCATGCACCTTGTGTGCCCCTCGCGCTACGAGGCCGCTGTGCCTGATCCCCGGGAGCCTGGGGAGTTTGCCTTGCTGCGGTCCTGCCAGGAGGTCTTTGACAAGCTAGCCAGGGTGGCCCAGCCAGGGATCAATTATGCACTGGGCACCAACGTCTCCTACCCCAATAACCTGCTGAGGAATCTGGCTCGTGAGGGGGCCAACTATGCCCTGGTAATCGACGTGGACATGGTTCCCAGTGAGGGGCTGTGGAGGGGTCTTCGGGAAATGCTGGATCAGAGCAAGCAGTGGGCGGGCACAGCACTGGTGGTACCTGCCTTTGAGATCCGCCGAGCCCGCCGCATGCCTACGAACAAGAATGAGCTGTTGCAGCTCTACCAAGTGGGCGAGGTGAGGCCCTTCTATTATGGGCTGTGCACGCCCTGTCAGGCACCCACCAACTACTCCCGCTGGGTCAACCTGCCAGAAGAGAGCTTGCTGAGGCCTGCCTACGTGGTGCCCTGGCAGGACCCCTGGGAACCATTCTACGTGGCTGGAGGCAAGGTGCCCACCTTCGACGAGCGCTTTCGCCAGTACGGCTTCAATCGCATCAGCCAG GCCTGTGAGCTGCACGTGGCAGGATTTGATTTCGAGGTGCTGAACGAAGGTTTCCTGGTTCATAAGGGCTTTAAGGAAGCTTTGAAGTTCCATCCccaaaaggaggcagaaaatcaGCACAATAAGATCCTTTACCGCCAGTTCAAACAGGAGTTGAAGGCCAAGTACCCTGACTCCCCTCGTCACTGCTGA
- the BRMS1 gene encoding breast cancer metastasis-suppressor 1 isoform X2: protein MISDGSPPPRVQMPIQPPSKDTEEMEAEGDSATEMNGEEEESEEERSGSQTESEEESSEMDDEDYERRRSECVNEMLDLEKQFSELKEKLFRERLSQLRVRLEEVGAERAPEYTEPLGGLQRSLKIRIQVAGIYKGFCLDVIRNKYECELQGAKQHLESEKLLLYDTLQGELQERIQRLEEDRQSLDISSEWWDDKLHARSSAKTWDSLPPSKRKKAPLVSGPYIVYMLQEIDILEDWTAIKKARAAVSPQKRKADGP, encoded by the exons ATGATAAGTGATggctcccctcctcccagagTCCAGATGCCCATCCAGCCTCCAAGCAAAGACACAGAAGAGATGGAAGCAGAGGGTGATTCGGCCACTGAGATgaatggggaggaggaagagagcgaGGAGGAGCGGAGCGGCAGCCAAACTGAATCGGAGGAAGAGAGCTCAG AGATGGACGACGAGGACTATGAGCGGCGTCGCAGCGAGTGCGTCAATGAGATGCTGGACCTGGAGAAACAGTTCTCGGAGCTCAAGGAGAA GTTGTTCAGGGAACGGCTGAGTCAGCTGAGGGTGCGGCTGGAGGAAGTGGGGGCTGAGAGAGCACCTGAATACACAGAGCCTCTGGGGGGACTGCAGCGGAGCCTCAAGATCCGCATTCAGGTGGCAG ggATCTACAAGGGCTTCTGTCTGGACGTGATCCGGAATAAGTATGAATGTGAGCTGCAGGGAGCCAAACAGCACCTGGAG AGCGAGAAGCTGCTGCTCTATGACACACTACAGGGGGAGCTGCAAGAGCGGatccagaggctggaagaggaCCGCCAGAGCCTGGACATCAGCTCTG AGTGGTGGGATGACAAACTGCACGCCAGAAGCAGCGCAAAGACCTGGGACTCCCTGCCACCCAGCAAGAGGAAGAAGGCACCTCTCGTTTCTG GTCCTTACATCGTGTATATGCTGCAGGAGATCGACATCCTAGAGGACTGGACAGCCATCAAAAAG GCTAGGGCAGCTGTGTCCCCTcagaagagaaaagcagatg GACCATGA